In Thermanaeromonas sp. C210, the following proteins share a genomic window:
- a CDS encoding amidohydrolase family protein: MAVILGGYLIPSVARGPLRDWGVKVRGDAVLEIAPNGELLRGAGGEEIYDFRDCILTPGFINGHMHMYGVLSHGIEVPVAPTGFQSFLDDFWWPLVENRLDHDMIRASTAWACLEMLRSGITTFCDILEAPYAIPGALSVEKEVVERAGLRGILSFEACERVSPENGRLGLEENARLIREGWRGLVGGLMSVHTTFTCSPSFLQEADGMARSLGALFHMHLSESGYEPQYCLERYGKRPVEVYRDLGILGPHVVASQGVDLSPEEIELLKEHEVKLVHMPLSNCEVGGGIAPVPRLLEQGVTVGLGTDGYINNFFEVMRGAFLLHKAAQKNPGVMPASTVWVMATEMGARALGRPDLGRLEPGCKADLVAISADTPTPVNEKNIFDQLILYRNPENVRAVMVGGRLVVAGGRVLSLNEEQVRSEVRAAALKLWAFKGAEV; this comes from the coding sequence ATGGCAGTTATTCTGGGTGGTTACCTTATCCCCTCGGTGGCGCGAGGGCCCCTGCGGGACTGGGGTGTTAAGGTAAGGGGCGATGCCGTCCTGGAGATCGCGCCCAACGGGGAGCTCTTGCGCGGCGCGGGAGGGGAAGAGATATATGATTTCCGCGACTGCATCCTCACTCCGGGGTTTATAAACGGCCACATGCACATGTACGGTGTGCTCTCCCACGGTATTGAGGTGCCGGTGGCGCCCACGGGCTTCCAAAGTTTTCTGGACGATTTCTGGTGGCCCCTGGTGGAAAACCGGCTGGATCACGACATGATCCGGGCCTCCACCGCCTGGGCCTGCCTGGAGATGCTGCGCTCGGGGATTACTACCTTCTGCGACATCCTCGAGGCGCCCTACGCCATCCCCGGCGCCCTTTCGGTGGAAAAGGAAGTGGTGGAAAGGGCGGGGCTGCGGGGCATCCTCTCCTTCGAGGCCTGCGAGCGGGTGAGCCCGGAGAATGGGCGGCTGGGGCTGGAGGAGAACGCCCGCTTGATCAGGGAAGGGTGGAGGGGCCTGGTGGGGGGTCTTATGAGCGTCCACACCACCTTTACGTGTTCCCCCTCCTTCCTGCAGGAGGCCGACGGGATGGCCAGGAGCCTGGGCGCGCTGTTCCACATGCACCTTTCGGAGAGCGGCTACGAGCCCCAGTACTGTCTGGAGAGATACGGCAAGCGGCCGGTAGAGGTCTACCGGGATCTAGGCATCCTGGGACCCCACGTGGTGGCTTCCCAGGGAGTGGATCTCAGCCCGGAGGAAATCGAGCTTCTGAAGGAACACGAGGTGAAGCTGGTCCACATGCCCCTTTCCAACTGCGAGGTAGGAGGCGGAATCGCTCCGGTACCCCGGCTCCTGGAGCAAGGCGTGACGGTAGGGCTGGGGACCGACGGATATATCAACAACTTCTTCGAAGTGATGCGGGGGGCCTTCCTGTTGCACAAGGCGGCCCAGAAGAACCCTGGAGTAATGCCGGCCTCCACCGTCTGGGTCATGGCCACGGAAATGGGGGCCCGGGCCCTGGGTCGGCCGGACCTGGGACGCCTGGAGCCGGGCTGCAAGGCCGACTTGGTAGCCATTTCGGCGGATACCCCCACTCCGGTGAACGAAAAGAACATTTTCGACCAGCTTATTCTGTACCGCAACCCGGAAAACGTCCGGGCCGTCATGGTGGGGGGCCGTCTCGTGGTGGCGGGCGGCCGGGTGCTATCCCTTAATGAGGAGCAGGTCCGGTCGGAGGTAAGGGCTGCTGCCCTCAAACTGTGGGCCTTCAAGGGAGCGGAGGTGTAG